In Palaemon carinicauda isolate YSFRI2023 chromosome 28, ASM3689809v2, whole genome shotgun sequence, a single genomic region encodes these proteins:
- the LOC137621832 gene encoding uncharacterized protein: MGKSKDKVKMGKMGKSKDKVNMGKLGKSKDKVKWGNWVRVKIKRKWANQVRVKKAKMGKLSKSKVKMKMRKSGKRVKKGKMGKLGMSKVKMKMGKLGKSKIKMKMGKPGKRVKKGKMGKLGKSKVKMKMGKSGKRVKKVEMGKLGKSKVKMKMGKPGKRMKKVEMGKLGKRNVKIKIGKLSKS, encoded by the exons ATGGGTAAGAGCAAGGATAAAGTGAAAATGGGAAAAATGGGTAAGAGCAAGGATAAAGTGAATATGGGGAAATTGGGTAAGAGCAAGGATAAAGTGaaatggggaaattgg GTAAGAGTAAAGATAAAGCGAAAATGGGCAAATCAAGTAAGAGTGAAGAAAGCAAAAATGGGGAAATTGAGTAAGAGCAAGGTAAAAATGAAAATGAGGAAATCGGGTAAgagagtgaagaaagggaaaatggggaaattgggtatgagcaaggtaaaaatgaaaatggggaaattgggtaagagcaagataaaaatgaaaatggggAAACCAGGTAAgagagtgaagaaagggaaaatggggaaattgggtaagaGCAAGGTAAAAATGAAAATGGGGAAATCAGGAAAGAGAGTGAAGAAAGTGGaaatggggaaattgggtaagaGCAAGGTAAAAATGAAAATGGGGAAACCAGGTAAAAGAATGAAGAAAGTGGaaatggggaaattgggtaagaGAAACGTAAAAATAAAAATAGGGAAATTGAGTAAGAGCTAG